In Solea senegalensis isolate Sse05_10M linkage group LG6, IFAPA_SoseM_1, whole genome shotgun sequence, one genomic interval encodes:
- the lg6h4orf33 gene encoding UPF0462 protein C4orf33 homolog isoform X1, which translates to MEVAHGFQCITLLHILLCCASLPHTRMEFAIKHTWDSNPVDHDPIRIIFSPGQDGLKMEVDGPFFNDPAAPPGPPGQPFPGLWDYEVVESFFLDSTTENYLEVELCPHGQHLILLLSGVRQAFMQQLPMVFNATTTGGRWTGEALIPWTYFPPNVNKMNSYAIHGSGEKRTYEALYPIPKAEIVEGQTPDFHRLEYFQNFRLQSIMGEGWVQPESDLWKGKP; encoded by the exons ATGGAGGTAGCTCATGGATTTCAGTGTATAACACTTCTCCACATCCTGCTGTGCTGTGCATCTCT tccTCATACACGAATGGAGTTTGCAATCAAGCACACATGGGACAGCAATCCTGTGGATCATGACCCTATCAGGATCATCTTCTCTCCTGGACAGGATGGGCTGAAGATGGAGGTGGATGGTCCCTTCTTCAATGacccagcagctcctccaggaCCTCCTGGTCAGCCCTTCCCTGGACTTTGGGATTATGAAG TTGTTGAGTCATTCTTCCTTGATAGCACGACAGAAAATTACCTGGAAGTAGAGCTTTGCCC acatgGACAACACCTGATATTATTGCTGTCAGGAGTACGCCAAGCATTCATG CAACAACTGCCAATGGTCTTTAATGCCACAACCACAGGGGGCAGGTGGACAGGTGAGGCTCTCATCCCCTGGACATACTTCCCTCCTAATGTCAACAAGATGAACTCCTATGCCATCCACGGCTCAGGAGAGAAGCGGACGTACGAGGCGCTCTACCCCATTCCTAAGGCAGAGATAGTGGAAGGCCAAACACCCGACTT cCACCGCCTGGAGTACTTCCAAAATTTCCGCCTCCAAAGCATCATGGGAGAAGGCTGGGTCCAGCCAGAGTCTGATCTGTGGAAAGGAAAACCCTGA
- the lg6h4orf33 gene encoding UPF0462 protein C4orf33 homolog isoform X2, which yields MEFAIKHTWDSNPVDHDPIRIIFSPGQDGLKMEVDGPFFNDPAAPPGPPGQPFPGLWDYEVVESFFLDSTTENYLEVELCPHGQHLILLLSGVRQAFMQQLPMVFNATTTGGRWTGEALIPWTYFPPNVNKMNSYAIHGSGEKRTYEALYPIPKAEIVEGQTPDFHRLEYFQNFRLQSIMGEGWVQPESDLWKGKP from the exons ATGGAGTTTGCAATCAAGCACACATGGGACAGCAATCCTGTGGATCATGACCCTATCAGGATCATCTTCTCTCCTGGACAGGATGGGCTGAAGATGGAGGTGGATGGTCCCTTCTTCAATGacccagcagctcctccaggaCCTCCTGGTCAGCCCTTCCCTGGACTTTGGGATTATGAAG TTGTTGAGTCATTCTTCCTTGATAGCACGACAGAAAATTACCTGGAAGTAGAGCTTTGCCC acatgGACAACACCTGATATTATTGCTGTCAGGAGTACGCCAAGCATTCATG CAACAACTGCCAATGGTCTTTAATGCCACAACCACAGGGGGCAGGTGGACAGGTGAGGCTCTCATCCCCTGGACATACTTCCCTCCTAATGTCAACAAGATGAACTCCTATGCCATCCACGGCTCAGGAGAGAAGCGGACGTACGAGGCGCTCTACCCCATTCCTAAGGCAGAGATAGTGGAAGGCCAAACACCCGACTT cCACCGCCTGGAGTACTTCCAAAATTTCCGCCTCCAAAGCATCATGGGAGAAGGCTGGGTCCAGCCAGAGTCTGATCTGTGGAAAGGAAAACCCTGA